One part of the Amaranthus tricolor cultivar Red isolate AtriRed21 chromosome 16, ASM2621246v1, whole genome shotgun sequence genome encodes these proteins:
- the LOC130802640 gene encoding uncharacterized protein LOC130802640, which produces MPPRRRTSTEKESSRQRLKALENGIFALANRSTGPANNQSIFDRLIVTVPQPMRVLPILKRLTTGGVWSKLKERFYPDELRWLKREEFLSLEQGSMSVQAYTDKFTELSRFAAVLIPSEAEKVRLYVRRLDARIRLPVMCSGAATFQRAYEVALSVYAAVQEEEAARRALTAMRPPPSFHTANPSKKSKHIPSKKGSTSDSRPKKCSKCQKDWHPGKNCDESVVKCFYCNGEGHRSYSCPKNSDEGKTITAGNAPLRNRVYNMTETEEESDVDVIAGTILVNSIPAYVLFDTGATASFISSSFIEKAKLNSSMSVKSVISLPNGEKISCNRAFRSVPVIINKVELTANLKDFPMDEFDVIFGMDWLKE; this is translated from the exons ATGCCTCCAAGAAGAAGAACCTCTACTGAGAAGGAGTCTTCTCGCCAACGTCTGAAAGCTCTAGAGAATGGTATCTTTGCCCTCGCAAATCGATCCACTGGTCCGGCTAACAACCAGTCTATCTTTGATCGTTTGATCGTCACCGTCCCCCAGCCTATGAGGGTACTACCGATCCT AAAGAGGCTGACAACTGGTGGGGTATGGTCAAAGCTGAAGGAGAGATTCTATCCGGACGAGTTGAGGTGGCTGAAAAGAGAAGAGTTTCTCTCTCTGGAACAGGGTTCTATGTCAGTGCAAGCATATACTGACAAGTTCACAGAGTTGTCTCGTTTTGCTGCTGTTTTGATCCCTTCTGAAGCTGAAAAAGTGAGGTTGTATGTGAGGAGGTTAGACGCCCGGATTAGGTTACCAGTGATGTGTTCAGGTGCTGCAACTTTCCAGAGGGCTTATGAAGTTGCCCTTAGTGTTTATGCTGCAGTTCAGGAGGAAGAAGCTGCTAGGCGTGCTCTTACAGCCATGAGGCCCCCTCCCTCATTTCATACTGCAAACCCCTCCAAGAAGTCTAAGCATATTCCTTCAAAGAAGGGGAGTACTTCTGATTCTAGACCGAAGAAGTGTTCCAAGTGCCAGAAAGATTGGCACCCTGGCAAAAACTGTGATGAATCTGTTGTCAAGTGTTTCTATTGCAATGGTGAGGGTCACCGTTCGTACTCTTGCCCTAAGAATTCTGATGAAGGCAAGACAATTACTGCTGGTAATGCCCCTCTCCGCAACAGGGTTTATAATATGACCGAAACCGAAGAAGAATCGGATGTTGATGTCATTGCCGGTACTATTCTCGTGAACTCTATTCCtgcttatgttttatttgatactGGTGCTACTGCTTCTTTCATCTCTTCTTCCTTTATTGAAAAAGCCAAGTTGAACTCTTCTATGTCTGTTAAATCTGTGATCTCCCTTCCTAATGGGGAGAAAATTTCTTGTAATCGCGCTTTTCGAAGCGTTCCTGTTATCATTAACAAGGTAGAATTGACTGCAAATCTTAAAGATTTCCCCATGGACGAATTCGATGTGATATTCGGCATGGATTGGTTGAAGGAGTAA
- the LOC130802641 gene encoding uncharacterized protein LOC130802641 produces the protein MAPYEALYGRKCRSPTFWSDISDSLVLGPHLIQSTVDKVKVIQAKMKAAQDRQKSYADLSRRPITYDVGDKVFLKVSPMKRVMRFGVKGKLNPKYVGPYEVLERIGEVAYKLALPVELSKVHNVFHVSQLRRYRCDPSHVIAVELVEVNPNLSFKETPVKIVDRQLIYSRLVLDLVVVFIMLDLRKTIEIDHS, from the exons ATGGCTCCCTACGAGGCTCTTTATGGCAGGAAATGTCGTAGTCCTACTTTCTGGAGCGACATAAGTGATTCGTTGGTGTTGGGACCCCATCTTATCCAATCTACTGTAGATAAGGTCAAAGTTattcaagcaaagatgaaggctgcccaggatcgacaaaagtctTATGCCGATTTGAGTAGGAGACCTATTACTTATGATGTTGGGGATAAGGTGTTTTTGAAGGTGTCCCCAATGAAGAGAGTAATGAGATTTGGTGTGAAGGGCAAGCTCAACCCTAAGTATGTGGGTCCTTATGAGGTGCTTGAGAGGATTGGTGAAGTGGCTTATAAGTTGGCTTTGCCAGTCGAGCtatctaaggttcacaatgtgttccatgtctcTCAGTTACGGCGTTATCGATGTGACCCTTCGCATGTTATAGCCGTAGAGTTGGTAGAGGTCAACCCTAATTTGAGTTTTAAGGAGACGCCAGTTAAAATCGTTGATCGTCAA ctAATCTATAGTAgattagttttagatttagttgtcgtttTCATTATGttggatcttcggaaaacgatAGAGATTGaccattcttag